From the Shewanella amazonensis SB2B genome, one window contains:
- a CDS encoding winged helix-turn-helix domain-containing protein encodes MTNKNVSPFSADEWRAINIAAQGLIDAPGDVTECIARLGYVQIDSIQVAARAHDHVLHSRLADFRPEALAGAVADKSIFEYWSHAAAYLPMRDYRFSLPRKLALRNGERHWFERDSREMREVLSRIRAEGPLKASDFEAPPGKAGAWWDWKPAKKALEQLFMEGDLMVARRDGFQKVYDLTERVLPRGVDDRVPSDDEYGRYLVQSFLRAHGHGSLAEICYLRRNVKPLVKRVIADMLENGELSSFISDGKPRYYRRNIAPVPLPSRVWLLNPFDNLLIQRNRLKQWFDFDYQIEVYVPEPKRRFGYYSLGILWRDTFVGRVDVKADREKGLLRLRRLTLEDAAYDKSGSLQPFLAPMEQALAEFCRFNGLARWKLEAASDKQLKRHYARQVWI; translated from the coding sequence ATGACCAACAAAAACGTTTCTCCCTTTTCAGCCGACGAGTGGCGCGCCATCAATATTGCCGCACAGGGGCTGATTGATGCGCCAGGGGATGTGACCGAGTGCATTGCCCGCCTGGGGTATGTGCAGATTGATTCTATCCAGGTAGCTGCCCGGGCTCATGACCATGTGCTTCACAGCCGTCTGGCCGATTTTCGCCCCGAGGCACTGGCTGGAGCCGTTGCCGACAAGTCCATATTTGAATACTGGTCCCATGCGGCGGCGTATCTGCCCATGCGTGACTACAGGTTCAGTCTGCCAAGGAAGCTGGCACTTCGAAACGGTGAGCGCCACTGGTTCGAGCGTGACAGCCGGGAAATGCGCGAAGTACTCAGCCGGATTCGGGCCGAAGGGCCGCTAAAGGCATCGGACTTTGAAGCGCCGCCGGGTAAGGCCGGTGCCTGGTGGGACTGGAAGCCTGCCAAGAAAGCACTTGAACAGCTTTTTATGGAAGGCGATCTGATGGTGGCTCGCCGTGACGGGTTTCAAAAGGTCTACGACTTGACGGAACGGGTGCTGCCCAGGGGCGTGGATGACAGGGTGCCCAGCGACGATGAATACGGTCGTTATCTGGTGCAGAGCTTTTTGCGTGCCCATGGCCATGGCAGCCTGGCCGAAATCTGCTATTTGCGCCGCAATGTGAAGCCGCTCGTGAAAAGAGTCATTGCCGACATGCTCGAAAACGGCGAACTGTCGAGTTTTATCAGCGACGGCAAACCCAGATATTACAGACGCAATATTGCGCCTGTGCCACTGCCTTCAAGGGTTTGGTTGCTCAATCCCTTCGATAACCTGCTTATTCAGCGAAATCGCCTGAAACAGTGGTTCGACTTTGATTACCAGATAGAGGTCTATGTGCCCGAGCCCAAACGGCGGTTTGGTTATTACAGTCTGGGCATTCTCTGGCGGGATACCTTCGTTGGACGGGTGGATGTGAAGGCCGACCGGGAGAAGGGATTGCTGCGCTTAAGGCGACTGACATTGGAGGATGCCGCCTATGATAAGTCAGGGTCGCTGCAGCCCTTTTTAGCGC
- a CDS encoding MBL fold metallo-hydrolase, translating into MYKLHRLKGHIQTIYLAEHPQGLVLLDGCCRADVALVCHFIRHKLKRSLAELKLVVVTHMHPDHAGGAHALRAKTGARIVAADVPGHWYRGLDGMAMHLTDMALAAWVAKRLGKPMRWLWYSRKLRADILLGDDSRLPEFPEWRVFHCPGHTDRDLVLLHEEEGCAYVADLLVKVKGRFIPPFPLFYPNRYKSSLMKLKCLAPARVMLAHGGEVSLAEIDLDRVLAESPTVPMTHWRSVKTKLRQILNRPEPPSV; encoded by the coding sequence GCCTCAAGGGCCATATCCAGACCATCTATCTTGCCGAGCACCCCCAGGGGCTGGTGCTGCTGGATGGCTGTTGCCGTGCCGATGTTGCCCTGGTGTGCCATTTTATTCGCCACAAGCTCAAACGTTCCCTGGCTGAACTTAAGCTGGTGGTGGTGACCCATATGCATCCGGATCATGCCGGTGGCGCCCATGCCCTGCGGGCTAAAACCGGTGCCCGTATTGTTGCCGCCGACGTACCCGGCCACTGGTACCGGGGGCTGGATGGTATGGCTATGCACCTCACCGATATGGCGCTCGCTGCCTGGGTTGCCAAGCGGCTTGGCAAGCCGATGCGTTGGCTATGGTATTCCCGTAAACTCAGAGCCGATATCTTGCTGGGAGACGATAGCCGTCTGCCTGAGTTTCCCGAGTGGCGGGTGTTTCATTGCCCCGGCCATACTGATCGGGATCTGGTGTTGCTTCATGAAGAAGAAGGCTGTGCCTATGTGGCCGATCTGCTGGTGAAGGTGAAAGGCAGGTTCATTCCACCTTTTCCGCTGTTTTATCCCAACCGTTACAAGAGCTCCCTGATGAAGCTCAAGTGTCTGGCACCTGCGCGGGTAATGCTGGCACACGGCGGCGAGGTCAGTCTGGCAGAGATAGATTTGGACCGGGTGCTGGCCGAGTCTCCCACCGTGCCCATGACCCACTGGCGCTCGGTGAAAACCAAACTCAGGCAAATCCTCAATCGCCCTGAGCCACCTTCGGTATGA